From Marinoscillum sp. 108, a single genomic window includes:
- a CDS encoding AraC family transcriptional regulator, protein MNRKVILWGLLCCVWSLTGFGADEAPKYHTTFIVDAVPANTPHDASIYLVTDIDGWVTDKAERKFQRSPDGTLVLHLLHSSDTLQYKITRGTWSSVEARKNGRARPNRLLISTAPEQTVHMTVESWEDISSHSYTIYMYFLIIAAIQGLLLVVAINTIRNQNKTANSILSVLLVLITISVLGRASTFDPDVFNWEPKLLFVPELILFTYGPIFYLYIHKLLVIEVKWSRIWPQFIPFLVQFALYLPYLALERQTFIYKVLDKELFPYFAITGVLALLFNSAYWIICKRILAGYSTQEHLNEKQKKYLRFLDYVLNIKAIYLGLWLIVVVIYISGRILNTDLLYISENLIDVLWLLFSLIIFALAYYAVKHPEVLREKKKYQDQKINQDEISSIKNKLIKLLETDQIYLKPELTLESMAHMIPTASHTLSRVINEQFDQHFTELINTYRVDEFIRKVEASGDSASFLEIAFSVGFNSKPTFNRAFKKIKGCTPRQYFKEVHSSDDRH, encoded by the coding sequence GTGAACAGAAAGGTAATTTTATGGGGGTTGCTCTGCTGTGTGTGGAGCCTTACTGGTTTTGGTGCGGATGAAGCTCCAAAGTACCACACCACTTTTATTGTTGACGCAGTACCAGCCAACACGCCACATGATGCTTCTATCTACCTGGTCACCGATATAGATGGTTGGGTCACCGATAAGGCAGAGCGAAAATTTCAAAGATCCCCTGATGGCACACTTGTCCTGCACCTGCTCCACAGCAGTGATACGCTCCAATATAAAATCACCAGAGGCACATGGAGTTCTGTAGAGGCTCGCAAAAACGGACGTGCAAGACCAAACAGATTACTGATCAGCACGGCACCTGAGCAAACGGTACACATGACTGTAGAGTCGTGGGAGGACATCTCATCTCACTCCTACACCATCTACATGTATTTTCTCATCATTGCAGCTATTCAGGGCCTGCTGCTGGTAGTGGCGATCAATACCATACGCAACCAAAACAAAACAGCCAATTCAATATTGAGTGTCCTGCTGGTTCTCATCACCATTTCGGTACTGGGCAGGGCCTCCACTTTTGATCCTGATGTATTCAATTGGGAGCCAAAATTGCTCTTTGTTCCGGAGCTGATCCTATTTACCTATGGACCCATCTTCTATCTGTACATTCACAAGCTGCTGGTCATAGAAGTCAAATGGTCCCGAATTTGGCCCCAGTTCATTCCGTTTCTCGTGCAGTTTGCCCTTTACCTGCCTTACCTGGCGCTGGAGCGGCAGACTTTTATCTACAAAGTACTGGACAAAGAGCTCTTCCCCTATTTCGCCATCACCGGTGTACTGGCCCTGCTTTTCAATAGTGCCTACTGGATCATCTGTAAGCGAATCCTCGCGGGTTACAGTACACAGGAGCACCTCAACGAGAAACAAAAAAAATACCTGCGATTTCTGGACTATGTCTTAAACATCAAAGCCATCTATCTCGGCCTGTGGCTCATCGTGGTGGTGATCTACATTTCGGGGCGGATTTTGAACACGGATCTCCTTTACATCTCCGAAAACCTCATAGACGTACTCTGGCTGCTCTTTTCACTCATCATCTTTGCACTGGCTTACTATGCCGTGAAGCATCCGGAAGTGCTCCGGGAGAAAAAGAAATATCAGGATCAAAAAATCAATCAGGATGAGATCTCCAGCATCAAAAACAAACTGATCAAACTACTGGAAACCGATCAGATCTATCTAAAACCGGAACTCACCCTGGAAAGTATGGCCCATATGATCCCTACCGCCTCACATACGCTCTCCCGGGTGATCAATGAGCAATTTGACCAGCACTTTACCGAACTGATCAATACTTACCGGGTAGATGAATTTATCCGAAAAGTAGAAGCTTCAGGTGACTCGGCGTCCTTTTTGGAGATTGCCTTCAGCGTGGGGTTCAATTCCAAGCCCACATTCAACAGGGCCTTTAAGAAAATCAAAGGATGCACCCCGCGCCAATATTTCAAAGAAGTCCATTCATCTGACGATCGGCATTAA
- a CDS encoding alpha-amylase, with protein sequence MMKTKHLSLLLAVLAGGFLMSCEEDDGAENALLDAQNEINVVDVTTHDGRPFSTGVEPQSNAKYVGGPGGGVMMQGFYWDVPAGGTWWNTVKNKTTAWANAGIKAIWLPPVSKAQNGPYSMGYDPTDYYDFGNYNQNGTVETRFGSKTELQALITAAHGQSMEVYADIVINHNSGGQSEANQYTGGNTWTNFNGVASGKFKRTQHDFHPNWVHSNDGGSFGGFPDLCHDVPYVQDWLWGRSDAVAKYYKNTMKFDGWRFDYVKGFEPWVVNSWNNAVGGFSVGELWDSDVNYLNWWANNANSSVFDFAAYYKMNDAFDGNNLNKLNDDMMWKRNAYKAVTFVTNHDTDEIYNKMLAYAYILTHEGYPCIFYQDYETWLDKNKLNNLIWIHNNKATGNTSILYTDTDEYVARRNGYGGNPGLIVYINNSNSWLTRWVPTNWNNTQIKDFTGHSGWYPTTQSGGWVEIQCPPKSYSVWSPNI encoded by the coding sequence ATGATGAAAACCAAACATTTAAGTCTGCTGCTTGCCGTTTTGGCAGGTGGTTTTTTGATGTCCTGTGAAGAGGATGACGGTGCGGAAAACGCACTGCTCGATGCCCAAAATGAAATCAATGTGGTGGATGTGACCACCCATGATGGCCGTCCGTTTTCTACCGGAGTAGAGCCTCAGTCCAACGCCAAGTATGTAGGCGGACCCGGCGGAGGTGTGATGATGCAGGGTTTCTACTGGGATGTGCCAGCCGGTGGTACATGGTGGAACACCGTGAAGAACAAGACTACTGCCTGGGCCAATGCTGGGATCAAAGCTATCTGGCTGCCGCCTGTCTCTAAGGCACAGAATGGTCCTTACTCGATGGGCTATGATCCTACAGACTACTACGATTTTGGAAATTACAACCAGAACGGTACTGTTGAAACACGGTTTGGTTCAAAAACAGAGCTTCAGGCATTGATCACTGCAGCACACGGTCAGAGCATGGAAGTATATGCTGATATTGTTATCAACCACAACAGTGGAGGACAGTCTGAAGCTAACCAGTACACCGGGGGAAACACCTGGACCAACTTCAATGGAGTGGCTTCTGGTAAGTTCAAGAGAACTCAGCATGATTTCCATCCCAACTGGGTGCATAGCAATGATGGCGGCAGTTTTGGTGGCTTCCCTGATCTGTGTCATGATGTGCCTTATGTGCAGGATTGGCTATGGGGCCGCTCAGATGCTGTGGCTAAGTACTACAAAAACACCATGAAATTTGATGGTTGGAGATTTGACTATGTGAAGGGATTTGAGCCCTGGGTAGTCAATTCTTGGAACAATGCAGTTGGCGGATTCTCAGTAGGAGAGCTGTGGGATTCGGATGTAAACTACCTCAACTGGTGGGCAAATAATGCGAATAGTTCGGTATTCGATTTCGCCGCTTACTACAAAATGAATGATGCTTTTGATGGTAACAACCTGAATAAGCTGAACGATGACATGATGTGGAAGCGAAATGCTTACAAAGCGGTGACCTTTGTGACCAATCATGATACGGACGAAATCTACAACAAGATGCTGGCCTATGCCTACATCCTTACCCATGAAGGGTACCCCTGTATTTTCTATCAGGATTATGAAACCTGGTTGGACAAAAACAAGCTGAACAACCTGATCTGGATTCACAACAATAAAGCCACAGGTAATACCAGCATTCTCTACACCGATACTGATGAGTATGTGGCCCGTAGAAATGGCTATGGTGGCAACCCAGGTTTGATCGTTTACATCAATAATTCCAATAGCTGGCTGACTCGTTGGGTACCTACCAACTGGAACAATACCCAGATCAAAGATTTCACAGGTCACTCCGGCTGGTACCCTACCACACAGAGTGGTGGCTGGGTAGAGATTCAGTGTCCTCCGAAGAGCTACAGTGTGTGGTCTCCAAATATTTAG
- a CDS encoding DUF4249 family protein, translated as MSRWLMGVLILWGCEEPYDFEEDKDIERPIIITGYIDQSSGPYFVKVSQASATGSLPANVLAACVILYDESGTSEEFEEVGDGVYRCPGNTVHGEPGGSYHIEVKLSTGHVFRSVPETMPALQASDSLNWKETLDVRTASTGLDFKVPVVSIDMTTSIPQTSEPLYFNWVGAESFSIIPTDFPDPFGSIPPPCYVTRYFGSEKINLFSNLQNKAPSYTFEGFWIRDIDDSFLTKHIFTVYQYGISKGYYSYLQSVKVLVENNGSLFDSPPGRAVGNIYPVEGDALVQGYFHASVVDTTRMAVFPNELISFIIDDCEYTIGKPFSEYDAHCLNCLNYPGSTYERPEYWTKVY; from the coding sequence ATGAGTCGCTGGCTGATGGGGGTATTGATCCTGTGGGGATGTGAAGAACCCTATGATTTTGAAGAGGATAAGGATATTGAAAGGCCCATTATTATCACCGGGTATATCGATCAGTCCAGTGGGCCCTATTTTGTGAAAGTAAGCCAGGCCAGTGCGACAGGTTCGCTGCCTGCCAATGTGCTGGCAGCATGTGTCATCTTGTATGATGAATCCGGGACTTCAGAGGAATTTGAAGAGGTGGGTGACGGTGTCTACAGGTGCCCGGGAAACACCGTCCATGGGGAGCCGGGAGGTAGTTATCATATCGAAGTGAAATTATCTACTGGTCACGTTTTTCGGTCTGTTCCTGAAACCATGCCAGCACTACAGGCATCTGATTCTCTGAACTGGAAGGAAACCCTCGATGTGCGCACGGCCAGTACAGGACTGGATTTTAAGGTGCCGGTGGTGAGTATTGACATGACCACCAGCATCCCTCAGACCAGTGAGCCTCTGTATTTCAACTGGGTGGGTGCCGAAAGTTTTTCCATTATCCCCACGGATTTTCCGGATCCATTTGGGTCCATACCGCCACCCTGCTATGTTACCCGGTATTTTGGGTCTGAGAAAATCAATCTTTTCAGCAACCTCCAAAATAAGGCACCTTCCTATACTTTCGAAGGATTTTGGATCAGGGACATTGACGACTCATTTCTGACCAAACACATCTTCACGGTCTATCAATATGGAATCTCCAAGGGGTACTATAGTTACCTGCAAAGTGTGAAAGTACTGGTGGAGAACAACGGGTCATTGTTTGATTCGCCTCCGGGCAGGGCTGTTGGTAATATTTATCCTGTAGAGGGCGATGCCCTGGTGCAGGGATATTTTCATGCTTCCGTGGTGGATACTACCCGAATGGCCGTTTTTCCCAATGAACTGATAAGCTTCATCATTGACGATTGTGAGTACACTATAGGCAAGCCTTTTAGTGAGTATGATGCCCATTGTCTCAATTGCCTCAACTATCCCGGGAGTACATATGAGCGACCCGAGTACTGGACCAAAGTGTATTGA
- a CDS encoding DUF4249 family protein, translating into MKYFTHLIVCLVLVSACETLYLLDEDKDVARQIVISGYINQGPGPYHVKIQQTSFTGEAPTDVFNAQVTLVDEGGNREDFVAQTFIQDNKSKVNYRCPANIVKGYPGRSYHIEVVLADGRRYETEPDRMPFYQGQDEISWEETELITTSTLGLDVSVPAVKCHLTTRFQQQDEPIFLTWLGEETYAFFQTDFPDPFNNTPPPCYIIRPIGAEDLNLFTNVGYTKSEFEVPAIITRAIDKSFQIKHIFTLYQYSMSERNFQYMRSIEALTENSGSLFDTPPGVAYGNVIPDQEDENVQGFFQAVLMDTTRIAVFPNFLNTQVSDDCAYLSGTFEYDYPNICKNCTLLPNASLERPDYWVDTN; encoded by the coding sequence ATGAAATATTTCACTCACTTGATTGTCTGTCTGGTTCTGGTTTCGGCTTGTGAAACGCTATACCTTCTGGATGAGGACAAGGATGTGGCCCGGCAGATTGTCATTTCGGGATATATCAATCAGGGACCGGGGCCCTATCATGTGAAGATTCAGCAGACTTCCTTCACCGGTGAAGCACCCACGGATGTATTCAATGCGCAGGTGACCCTCGTGGATGAGGGAGGGAATAGAGAGGATTTTGTGGCCCAAACCTTCATTCAGGATAATAAATCCAAAGTGAATTACCGATGCCCGGCCAATATAGTGAAGGGATATCCCGGTCGATCTTACCACATAGAGGTGGTACTGGCAGATGGCAGGAGATATGAAACCGAGCCGGATCGGATGCCTTTCTACCAGGGCCAGGACGAAATCAGCTGGGAGGAGACGGAACTGATCACTACCTCCACTTTAGGGTTGGATGTGTCGGTGCCTGCGGTGAAATGCCACCTGACCACCCGCTTTCAGCAGCAAGATGAGCCCATTTTTCTCACCTGGCTGGGTGAAGAAACCTATGCCTTTTTCCAAACGGATTTTCCGGATCCGTTCAACAATACACCACCTCCGTGCTACATCATCCGGCCTATTGGTGCGGAAGACCTCAACCTGTTTACCAATGTGGGGTATACCAAAAGCGAATTTGAGGTGCCAGCGATCATCACCAGGGCCATCGACAAATCCTTTCAGATCAAGCACATCTTCACGCTGTATCAGTACTCCATGTCAGAGCGAAATTTTCAATACATGCGGAGCATAGAGGCTCTGACGGAAAACTCAGGCTCTCTCTTCGATACTCCACCCGGAGTGGCTTACGGCAATGTGATTCCCGATCAGGAAGACGAAAATGTTCAGGGCTTTTTTCAGGCTGTGCTGATGGATACCACCCGCATAGCAGTATTTCCCAATTTCCTCAACACCCAGGTCTCGGACGACTGTGCCTATCTCAGCGGCACCTTTGAGTATGATTATCCTAATATATGTAAGAACTGCACGCTCTTGCCCAATGCTTCCTTAGAAAGACCCGATTATTGGGTGGATACGAACTAA
- a CDS encoding ACT domain-containing protein, which translates to MTGETNLTTLIRSMMPELQPGEYVFASVTNLSGISREDTICEFREAEGTTVVLERKRADALGISYDFVASWITLKVHSSLAAVGLTAVFATALAKSNISCNVMAGYYHDHIFVDAGDAQRAVDVLRGLSAEADPLRFL; encoded by the coding sequence ATGACTGGAGAAACCAATTTGACCACCCTGATCAGAAGTATGATGCCGGAACTGCAGCCAGGGGAGTATGTGTTTGCTTCAGTGACCAACCTCTCAGGCATCAGCCGGGAAGATACGATTTGTGAGTTCAGAGAGGCTGAAGGCACCACTGTGGTGCTGGAAAGAAAACGGGCAGACGCTCTGGGGATTTCTTACGACTTTGTGGCTTCCTGGATCACGCTCAAGGTGCATTCCTCACTGGCTGCCGTAGGCCTCACAGCGGTCTTTGCCACAGCCCTGGCCAAAAGCAACATCAGCTGCAATGTGATGGCCGGCTATTATCACGACCATATTTTTGTAGATGCAGGGGACGCACAGCGTGCTGTTGATGTGCTCAGGGGCCTGTCTGCGGAGGCTGACCCGCTGAGATTTCTGTAG
- a CDS encoding aminotransferase class IV, which produces MLQKYNPKNEDIKIWVDDRLMDRSEAKVSVFDSSVQGGDAIWEGLRVYKEGVFCLDHHLRRMRESAKALAFESVPSDPTIKSAIKATLQANGMTEDTHIRLTLTRGEKVTSGMDPRLNQKGPCLIVLAEWKPLVYDNEKGIKVITSTQRRNNPQYLDSKIHHANLLNNILAKVQANFANVDAAIMLDHQGFVAELNDTNLFMAKEGVLYTPYADACLHGITRGLVMDLARKLDLPVFEKNLSLVEFYNADEVFATGTMGELTPIHEIDGRKIENKSGQLLRGRLQKAFAELIPTLCEKL; this is translated from the coding sequence ATGCTACAAAAATATAATCCCAAAAACGAAGACATCAAGATCTGGGTGGATGATCGCCTGATGGATCGCTCAGAAGCCAAAGTTTCCGTATTTGACTCCTCTGTACAGGGCGGAGACGCCATCTGGGAAGGTCTGCGGGTATATAAGGAAGGTGTCTTTTGCCTGGATCATCACCTGCGCAGGATGCGCGAATCAGCCAAAGCACTGGCTTTTGAAAGTGTCCCTTCAGACCCAACCATCAAATCGGCCATCAAAGCTACCCTGCAGGCCAATGGAATGACAGAAGACACCCACATTAGGCTCACCCTTACGCGAGGTGAAAAAGTCACCTCAGGAATGGATCCTCGTCTGAATCAAAAAGGGCCGTGTCTGATTGTGCTGGCGGAGTGGAAACCGCTTGTTTACGACAATGAAAAGGGTATAAAAGTGATCACCAGCACTCAGCGCAGAAACAACCCGCAATACCTGGATAGCAAGATTCACCATGCCAATCTGCTCAATAACATTCTGGCCAAGGTGCAGGCCAACTTTGCGAACGTGGATGCGGCCATCATGCTGGATCATCAGGGATTTGTGGCAGAGCTGAATGACACCAACCTTTTCATGGCCAAGGAGGGCGTGCTGTATACCCCCTATGCCGATGCCTGCCTGCATGGAATCACGCGTGGATTGGTAATGGATCTGGCTCGGAAACTTGACCTTCCGGTTTTTGAAAAAAACCTGTCGCTGGTAGAGTTTTACAATGCCGATGAGGTCTTTGCCACCGGAACCATGGGAGAGCTCACCCCGATTCATGAAATCGATGGACGAAAGATCGAAAACAAGTCGGGACAACTCCTCAGAGGGCGGCTTCAAAAGGCTTTTGCGGAATTGATCCCCACTCTGTGCGAGAAGTTGTGA
- a CDS encoding TonB-dependent receptor, producing MRHFLLIAGLMLIGQLAVTGQDFNLSGTVVDERGEEIIGAGVLLEELGLGTSTDLNGKFKLFAPKRNYTLIVQYLGYKEYRNTIYLNRHIDLTVRMESTFTQLQEVVKTARAEDYRIKSIPGVERLTIKDVEDVPLLMGELDIVNSILLLPGVSNAGEGSTGFNVRGGKVDQNLITLDGSEVFNSSHLLGFFSIFNSDVIKDFTLYKGHMPATFGGRLSSVLDVNTREGSYEQMEGSVTVGPVTSKLSFETPIIQNKLSVLAAARFAYPNWVIGQMKDYDVKRSKAVFDDQNLILGYRINDRNKVNLSFYRSFDRFRFSDDFEFNWGHVMGSLTMQNVISDVFLHELKINHVDYHNRQYDVAEDYEIQNGIASTSLKDNFLYEGFTNHQINMGLEIKDYHQKPEERLAGGRSGVVPAHVEKDRGVLGSIYVDDEWALGKLTLSGGLRYNYYVMLARNEFLLYELGQPKSLTNIVDTAHVSAGDVNYANLEPRVGLNFLMTPNISLKASYNRVYQYLHLISNTTSATPIDLWQVSTFHIEPQQSSNYSLGMSFTNDRRRWQNSVDVFYRDISNIYDYRDFADLLLNNHLETELLQGQGRSYGLEFLFEKQKGKWTGWLAYTLSKSENLVNGPSETERINDGKWYPSNYDQRHNLSVVAKRDLGGDKAFFSVNMVYNSGRPFTGVESSYYFNNAVVPLYSSRNKYRIPDYVRFDVGLGFNSVFKKWEDQLNFSVYNLFGRANAYSIYYRKPTSTAIIPFSYKLTVLGQAFPSITYTVSFK from the coding sequence ATGAGGCATTTTTTATTAATCGCCGGGCTCATGCTCATCGGCCAGCTGGCAGTTACTGGTCAGGATTTCAACCTTTCGGGAACGGTAGTAGATGAGAGGGGAGAGGAAATTATCGGAGCGGGGGTGCTGTTGGAAGAGCTCGGGTTGGGTACTTCTACAGACCTGAACGGGAAGTTCAAACTCTTTGCCCCCAAGAGAAATTATACACTGATCGTGCAGTATCTGGGGTACAAGGAATACAGAAACACCATTTACCTCAATCGTCACATTGACCTGACCGTGCGGATGGAGAGCACCTTCACCCAGCTACAGGAAGTAGTGAAAACCGCAAGGGCAGAGGATTATCGGATCAAATCCATCCCCGGAGTGGAGCGCCTCACCATCAAAGACGTTGAGGACGTGCCCCTGCTAATGGGCGAGCTTGATATTGTGAACTCCATACTCTTATTGCCGGGGGTGTCCAATGCCGGGGAAGGTTCCACGGGGTTCAATGTACGTGGCGGAAAGGTGGATCAAAACCTTATCACCCTGGATGGATCAGAGGTGTTCAACTCCTCACATTTGCTGGGATTCTTCTCCATTTTCAACTCTGATGTCATCAAGGATTTCACCCTGTACAAGGGTCATATGCCAGCTACTTTTGGTGGACGACTATCGTCGGTGCTGGATGTGAATACGCGCGAAGGCAGCTATGAGCAAATGGAGGGATCTGTGACGGTAGGCCCCGTCACCAGCAAGCTGTCTTTCGAAACCCCGATCATTCAAAACAAGCTTTCTGTGCTGGCCGCGGCCAGGTTTGCTTACCCCAACTGGGTGATCGGCCAAATGAAAGATTATGATGTGAAGCGCAGTAAGGCCGTTTTCGATGATCAGAACCTGATTTTGGGCTACCGAATTAATGATCGGAATAAAGTAAATCTATCGTTCTACAGAAGCTTTGACCGTTTTCGCTTTAGCGACGATTTTGAATTCAACTGGGGCCATGTAATGGGTAGCCTGACCATGCAAAATGTAATTTCGGATGTGTTTCTCCATGAACTGAAGATCAATCATGTGGACTATCACAACCGGCAGTATGATGTGGCAGAGGACTATGAGATCCAGAATGGAATCGCCAGCACCTCACTGAAGGATAATTTTCTCTATGAGGGCTTTACCAACCATCAGATCAACATGGGATTGGAAATCAAAGACTATCATCAGAAACCGGAGGAGCGTCTGGCAGGAGGCCGATCTGGTGTGGTACCTGCCCATGTAGAAAAGGATAGGGGGGTGCTGGGCAGCATATATGTAGACGATGAGTGGGCCCTTGGGAAGCTGACGCTTTCTGGTGGGCTCAGGTACAACTACTATGTTATGCTGGCTCGAAATGAATTTTTGCTCTACGAATTAGGTCAACCAAAATCACTGACTAATATCGTAGACACGGCGCATGTGTCAGCGGGAGATGTGAACTATGCCAATCTGGAGCCCAGGGTGGGGCTTAACTTTCTGATGACCCCCAACATCTCGCTGAAAGCCAGTTATAACCGGGTGTATCAGTACCTTCACCTGATTTCCAATACCACCTCTGCCACACCGATAGATTTGTGGCAGGTCAGCACCTTTCATATAGAACCCCAGCAGTCGTCTAATTACAGCCTGGGCATGAGCTTCACCAATGACCGTCGGAGGTGGCAAAACTCCGTGGACGTATTTTACAGAGATATCAGTAACATTTACGATTACCGCGACTTTGCTGATCTCCTGCTCAACAATCACCTCGAAACAGAATTGCTGCAAGGGCAAGGCAGGTCTTATGGACTGGAGTTTCTCTTCGAAAAGCAAAAGGGAAAGTGGACCGGTTGGTTGGCTTACACGCTTTCCAAATCTGAAAACCTGGTCAATGGACCTTCTGAGACAGAGCGAATCAACGACGGAAAGTGGTACCCGTCCAACTATGACCAGCGGCATAACCTCTCCGTGGTGGCCAAACGTGACCTGGGAGGCGACAAGGCTTTTTTCTCTGTGAACATGGTTTATAACAGTGGTCGTCCTTTCACAGGCGTGGAATCCAGTTATTACTTCAACAATGCCGTGGTGCCACTCTATAGTTCCAGAAACAAATACAGGATTCCGGATTATGTCCGTTTTGATGTTGGTTTGGGATTTAATTCGGTTTTCAAAAAATGGGAGGATCAGCTGAACTTTTCAGTATACAACCTCTTTGGCCGGGCCAATGCTTATTCTATTTACTACAGAAAGCCGACCAGCACGGCCATTATCCCGTTCAGCTATAAACTGACTGTACTCGGTCAGGCATTTCCATCTATTACCTATACCGTCAGTTTCAAATGA
- a CDS encoding glycoside hydrolase family 130 protein, which produces MRIFPLITLLLLFITACNPEQKVPTDWQLTGFIKMDANNPVLTPDTTTLFVDPIKGDTVKWEGKDVFNPASVVRNDTLFLLYRAEDFVGRYNGTSRIGLAYSLDGLHFIRYPQPVFFPQEDEAKIYEWEGGAEDPRIVEDENGRYIMTYTGYDGDLARLLLATSNDLINWTKYGSAFARQEDIDRWSKSGSIVSEMRDGRLIAKKINGQYWMYFGDTDLFLATSDDLIKWTPVKDADGEWIKVLSPREGKFDSDLVEPGPPAMLTKNGILLIYNSRNALDDRYDPTLAHGTYSAGQVLFDPEHPERILARAEDYFFTPDKDYEITGQVNNVCFLEGLSLYKGQWFVYYGTADSKIAVAVAPERDGLFN; this is translated from the coding sequence ATGCGAATTTTTCCATTAATCACCCTGCTTTTACTGTTTATCACTGCGTGCAACCCGGAGCAGAAGGTCCCAACGGACTGGCAACTGACTGGCTTCATCAAGATGGACGCCAACAACCCTGTGCTCACTCCGGACACCACTACTTTATTTGTGGATCCCATCAAAGGGGATACCGTCAAATGGGAGGGGAAGGATGTCTTCAATCCGGCCTCTGTAGTGAGGAATGATACCCTGTTTTTGCTCTACCGTGCGGAGGATTTTGTTGGTAGATACAACGGAACCTCGCGTATCGGGCTGGCTTATTCACTGGATGGGCTTCACTTCATCCGATACCCTCAGCCGGTGTTTTTCCCTCAGGAGGATGAAGCCAAAATATATGAATGGGAGGGTGGTGCTGAAGATCCCCGCATTGTGGAGGATGAAAATGGCCGCTACATCATGACCTACACGGGGTATGATGGAGACCTGGCCCGGCTGCTGCTGGCCACCTCCAATGATCTGATCAATTGGACAAAATATGGGTCTGCTTTTGCCAGGCAGGAAGACATAGACCGCTGGTCTAAGTCAGGGTCCATTGTATCTGAAATGAGGGACGGGCGACTCATTGCAAAGAAAATCAATGGTCAATATTGGATGTACTTTGGAGATACGGACTTGTTTTTGGCAACTTCTGACGACCTGATCAAGTGGACGCCAGTGAAAGATGCCGATGGGGAATGGATCAAGGTGCTGAGTCCCCGTGAGGGAAAGTTTGACAGTGATCTGGTGGAACCCGGTCCGCCGGCCATGCTGACGAAAAATGGAATTTTACTGATCTACAACAGCCGAAATGCCTTGGATGATCGATATGATCCCACTTTGGCTCATGGTACCTACTCTGCCGGCCAGGTGCTGTTTGATCCTGAGCATCCCGAGCGGATTCTTGCGCGTGCGGAGGATTACTTTTTCACCCCCGACAAGGACTATGAGATCACAGGCCAGGTTAATAATGTTTGCTTCCTCGAGGGACTGAGTTTGTATAAAGGTCAGTGGTTTGTGTATTACGGTACCGCCGATTCTAAAATAGCCGTGGCGGTGGCACCGGAACGAGATGGATTATTTAACTGA
- a CDS encoding 16S rRNA (uracil(1498)-N(3))-methyltransferase — MLYFFQPKTSEGVFHLTDDEYQHCVKVLRKKAGDEIGIFDGKGMAYHAVITSITGKLCEFEITQKTQLEPRPFYNHIAIAPTKNTDRIEWFVEKACELGVDEISFVLTDNCERNKMRTERLEKKAVSALKQSKSGFLTRINPMVKLKDFLKADHNGLKFIAVVEPDLPYLSNELKSSQEVITLIGPEGDFSKVEVTEALSQGFRKVSLGKSTLRTETAGLMAAHMVNVVNEY, encoded by the coding sequence ATGCTCTATTTCTTTCAGCCCAAAACATCAGAAGGGGTATTCCATCTCACAGATGATGAGTACCAGCATTGTGTAAAAGTGCTCCGCAAAAAAGCAGGAGATGAAATAGGCATCTTCGATGGCAAGGGAATGGCTTATCATGCAGTGATTACATCCATTACAGGAAAGCTCTGTGAATTTGAAATCACCCAAAAAACGCAACTGGAGCCGCGCCCCTTTTACAATCACATCGCCATTGCTCCTACTAAGAATACTGACCGGATAGAATGGTTTGTGGAGAAAGCGTGCGAGCTGGGTGTAGACGAGATCAGTTTTGTCCTTACTGACAACTGCGAAAGGAATAAGATGCGGACTGAACGCCTGGAAAAAAAAGCCGTGAGTGCTCTCAAACAATCCAAAAGTGGATTTCTGACGAGGATCAATCCCATGGTCAAACTGAAGGATTTCCTAAAAGCCGATCACAACGGACTAAAATTCATCGCAGTGGTCGAGCCGGATTTGCCTTATCTCTCCAACGAACTAAAATCCAGTCAGGAGGTCATCACCCTAATCGGGCCTGAGGGTGACTTTTCGAAAGTGGAAGTAACAGAAGCGTTGAGTCAGGGATTTCGAAAAGTAAGTCTCGGAAAGAGTACGCTTCGCACAGAAACTGCCGGCCTCATGGCCGCCCATATGGTGAATGTGGTGAATGAATATTAA